A region of Anopheles merus strain MAF chromosome 2R, AmerM5.1, whole genome shotgun sequence DNA encodes the following proteins:
- the LOC121589983 gene encoding zinc finger protein 14-like: MLLRHIIPSNNDVEEIYIVKKDDNLQDFDNKPMDSGSSSECLSAVFVNENVEIKVDSGNAHNCNNGGAEHSDSLNHTNGTKEESTERVEQNVRKVELRAKNKYNTSGILGDNTGSLITCAFQGNSERVKKYWSMEYDRQDRSEDQSEYVECKPYPARTEYDSTNDHQKCKFETDISEECNLTDLKKLFQQSFKRKNVSRLRKECLEMNKMSKMACLKRRNTNENEETDMKKKNITQCYICRKRFQFRMDLRQHLQNEHAKDIPFNCNICVSETITNLHRLNMHHQQHDPALNRRCLYCPARFSSGQAVSKHMRNLHVQKYDIDTDKGGRFVCRYCATTFLKKNDLDKHEKKHHVQKIKEGENRKMICYICNDFVGKSHQDLNNHLVLHSDSLPFQCGKCDDKMISSIRVLQDHLRQHAEGLAIKCVYCEKRFVALADCQRHEAQAHPQGNQQDEHQEAETQSEIHNARVIEGHKRFICSICDRSYTLLSTLRRHQAIHEQENKLECKYCGEVRKKSTTLIMYEKRNQKENSVNGCNVCGNPLKETGKFIDHHLTHNGGKPFICEVCGKSFREQQVLREHKLNCLGAEASQPCYCVLCAQTFDNLSIALEHVKNSHESNIMDTKCRYCDLIFREAESLVEHEFRHTIHGIITCKVCNRIFKHHKNLIRHIKLHADQPVPYMCDLCGKTFTQKGSLTIHRRIHTGERPFSCQLCQKGFVDKKEMRRHYTSHFNPQSKLYIPNAHAIAIPPEAGPTGKKYKTYNCKICNRQFTSSSNLAKHLTTHTGEKKYVCEFCDKRFSQGGQLTVHRRIHTGERPFTCENCGDRFLDGSSYKRHKTHHLCRNISSTSSIIPIATENSPAFTKFSITMPKDEGTP; this comes from the exons atgttgCTTCG ACATATCATCCCATCGAACAACGATGTAGAAGAGATCTATATTGTTAAGAAAGATGATAATTTACAGGATTTTGACAACAAGCCTATGGATTCTGGAAGTAGCTCAGAATGTCTTTCAGCAGTATTTGTGAACGAAAATGTGGAAATCAAAGTTGATTCTGGGAATGCTCATAACTGCAATAATGGTGGTGCGGAACACAGTGACAGCTTGAACCATACAAATGGAACAAAAGAGGAATCTACGGAAAGAGTAGAACAAAACGTAAGGAAAGTCGAATTGCgtgctaaaaataaatataatactTCAGGAATACTAGGCGATAACACAGGCTCTCTGATAACGTGCGCTTTTCAAGGCAACTCAGAACgggtaaaaaaatattggtcTATGGAATATGATAGACAAGATCGAAGTGAAGATCAATCGGAGTATGTAGAATGTAAACCCTACCCGGCCCGAACCGAATATGATAGTACAAATGatcatcaaaaatgtaaatttgaAACTGATATTAGCGAAGAGTGCAATTTGACAGACTTAAAGAAACTGTTTCAACAAAGTTTTAAACGGAAAAATGTCAGCAGACTACGGAAGGAATGCTTGGAAATGAACAAAATGTCGAAGATGGCATGTTTAAAACGTAGAAATACTAACGAAAATGAAGAGACAgatatgaaaaagaaaaatataacgCAGTGTTATATTTGTAGAAAAAGATTCCAGTTTCGCATGGATTTGCGTCAACATCTCCAAAATGAGCATGCGAAAGACATTCCATTCAACTGTAATATATGTGTTTCGGAAACGATTACTAATTTGCATCGATTAAATatgcatcatcagcagcatgaTCCAGCGTTAAATCGACGCTGTCTTTATTGTCCCGCCCGCTTTTCTAGTGGACAAGCTGTAAGCAAACATATGCGTAATTTACATGTGCAAAAATACGACATCGATACCGATAAGGGTGGACGGTTTGTGTGTCGGTACTGTGCtacaacatttttgaaaaaaaatgatcTAGataaacacgaaaaaaaacatcacgtacaaaaaattaaagaagGTGAAAATCGTAAAATGATTTGTTACATATGTAACGACTTCGTTGGAAAATCGCACCAAGACCTTAATAATCATCTCGTATTGCATTCCGATTCGCTGCCGTTTCAGTGCGGTAAGTGTGATGACAAAATGATTAGCTCAATAAGAGTGCTTCAAGACCATCTTCGTCAACATGCTGAAGGCTTAGCTATCAAATGCGTTTACTGCGAGAAGCGTTTTGTGGCGCTAGCGGACTGTCAGCGCCATGAAGCACAGGCACATCCTCAAGGGAACCAGCAAGACGAACATCAAGAAGCTGAAACACAATCTGAAATACACAATGCTAGGGTAATAGAAGGGCACAAACGATTTATATGTTCGATCTGTGATCGATCTTACACATTGCTTAGTACACTCCGGCGTCATCAGGCCATACATGAGCaggaaaataaattagaaTGTAAATATTGTGGTGAAGTGCGCAAAAAATCAACCACACTGATAATGTATGAAAAACGAAATCAAAAAGAGAATAGTGTGAATGGTTGTAATGTTTGTGGAAACCCATTAAAAGAAACAGGCAAATTTATTGATCACCATCTTACACACAATGGAGGTAAACCGTTTATTTGTGAGGTGTGTGGAAAATCCTTCCGGGAGCAACAGGTATTGCGCGAACATAAACTAAACTGTCTTGGTGCAGAAGCTAGTCAACCATGCTACTGTGTGCTCTGTGCGCAAACTTTCGATAATCTTTCTATTGCACTGGAACACGTAAAGAATTCTCACGAATCGAACATAATGGATACAAAGTGTCGTTATTGTGATTTGATCTTTCGGGAAGCAGAATCGTTGGTTGAACATGAGTTTCGTCATACCATACATGGTATCATTACATGTAAGGTGTGCAAtcgtatttttaaacatcacaaaaatctcattcGCCATATTAAATTGCATGCCGACCAACCTGTACCATATATGTGTGATTTGTGTGGAAAAACATTTACACAAAAAGGATCGCTGACGATACATCGTCGCATACATACAGGTGAACGTCCATTCTCATGCCAGCTATGCCAGAAAGGATTTGTTGATAAGAAGGAAATGCGTCGACACTACACATCCCACTTTAATCCCCAAAGTAAACTCTACATACCAAACGCTCATGCTATAGCAATCCCACCAGAAGCTGGTCCCACTGGTAAGAAGTACAAAACATATAATTGCAAGATATGCAATCGACAATTTACATCTAGTTCGAATCTTGCAAAGCATCTTACGACTCATACAG gggaaaaaaaatatgtttgcgaATTTTGCGATAAAAGATTTAGTCAGGGTGGCCAATTGACTGTTCATAGGCGTATACACACTGGAGAGCGTCCGTTTACATGTGAAAATTGTGGTGACAGATTTTTGGATGGAAGCAGCTATAAACGCCATAAAACACATCACTTATGCCGAAACATTTCATCCACATCATCGATTATACCTATTGCTACAGAAAATTCTCCAGCATTCACTAAATTTTCAATTACTATGCCTAAAGATGAAGGTACACCATAA